Part of the Streptomyces sp. WMMC500 genome is shown below.
CGGTCGCCTCCGGCGAGTACCGGGCCGACAGCGACCCCGACCGCGTCTTCCCCCTCAGCCACCGCTGGCACCACGTGCCCGTCCACATGGCCGCCTGGAACGCGGTCCTCGACAAGCGGCCGGGCGGCGTCGGCACCGTCCCCCCGCACTCCCTCGTCCAGGAGTGCCTGAACCGGCGCGAAGCCCACCTGTGGGGGGTGCTCACCAACGGCCGGCAGTTGCGCCTGCTGCGCGACTCCAACGCCCTGGCCACCGCCTCGTACGTCGAGTTCGACCTCGAAGCGATCTTCGACGGCGAACTGTTCAGCGAGTTCGTCCTCCTGTACCGGCTGCTGCACGTCTCCCGCTTCGAGACCGGCGAGGCGGGGGCGCCCTCCGTGTGCTGGCTGGAGAAGTGGCGTACCGAGGCGATCGCCTCCGGCACCCGGGCGCTTGACCACCACCGCGACGGCGTCCAGCGGGCCATCACCACGCTCGGCACCGGCTTCCTGCGCCACCCCGGCAACACGGCACTGCGCCAGAACCTCGACGTCGACCGCTTCCACGCGTCCCTGCTGCGTCTCGCCTACCGGATGATCTTCCTCTTCGTCGCCGAGGACCGCGACGCTCTGCTCGATCCCGGCGCGAGCGAAGACTCCCGCAAGCGGTACGCCACCTACTTCAGCTCCGCACGGCTGCGCCGCCTCGCCCTGCGCCGCCAGGGCACCGCACACGCCGACCAGTACGCCGCGCTGCGCATCGTCCTGGACGCCCTGGGCCGCGAGGACGGCCGGCCCGAGCTGGGCCTGCCCGGCCTCGGCGGCCTCTTCGACGACACCGCCGCGGACGCCCCGCTGCGCGACTGCACGCTGTCCAACGCCTCCCTGCTGGAGGCGGTGCGCCACCTCTCGCGCGTACGGGACGAGAAGACGGCGCGCTGGCGGCCGGTGGACTACCGCAACATGGGCTCGGAGGAACTCGGCTCCATCTACGAGTCCCTTCTCGAACTCGTCCCCAAGCACAGCGCGGCCGAGCGCACCTTCGAGCTGGTCAACCGCCTGGGTAACGACCGCAAGAAGACCGGCTCCTACTACACACCGGCCTCGCTCATCGAGACCCTGCTCGACTCCACCCTCGACCCGGTCATCGACGACGCCCAGAAGCGCGGCGAGCAGGCCGCGGCGGCGGCAGGAGAGCCGGACCCGTCGGAGACGGTCGTCGCCGAGCTGCTGTCGCTGACGGTCTGCGACCCGGCATGCGGGTCGGGCCACTTCCTGGTGGCGGCAGCCCGCCGGATCGCCAAGCGGGTGGCGGCGGTACGGGAGAGCAACCCCGAGCCGACGCCGGTCGCGGTGCGCAGAGCACTCCACGAGGTGGTCGCCCGGTGCGTGTACGGGGTGGACCTCAACCCGATGGCGGTGGAACTGGCGAAGGTGTCGCTGTGGCTGGAGGCGTTGGAGCCGGGAAAGGCGCTGGGCTTCCTGGACGCGCACATCAAGCACGGGAACGGGCTGGTGGGCGCGACGCCGGCGTTGATGCTGGACGGCATCCCGAGCAAGGCGTTCAAGGCGGTCGAGGGCGACGACGCGAAGTACGCGAAGGCCCTGGAGAAGAAGAACGAGAACGAACGACGGGGCCAGAGTGGGCTGTTCGACGTGGTGGTGGAGCCGAAGGTCTCCAACACCGTCTTCGCGTCGGGCCTGCGCCGGATCACCAGTGCCCCGTCTGACGAACTGCGTGAGGTACACGCCCAGCAGGCAGCGTACGAGGACTTGCAGGAACAGACGGAGTACGTCCACGCCCGGCATCTTGCGGACGCCTGGTGCGCCGCGTTCATGTGGCGGAAGGCGAAGGACGCGCCGCCGCCGGTGACCCACGAGGTGTTCCGGGCGCTGAGCAACCCGGAGGGCAGCTCGGCGTCGGCGGCGACGCACGAGGAGATCGACCGGCTGCGGGACCTGTACCGCTTCTTCCACTGGCACCTGGAGTTCCCGGAGGTGTTCACGGTCCCGGAAGGCGCGGGGGCGAGGGATGGCGCGGGGGTGGACCCGGCTACGGGATGGTCGGGCGGGTTCTCGTGTGTGGTGGGCAATCCGCCGTGGGACAAGGTCGACTTCGAGGACAAGAAGTACTTCAGTGTGGTCGAACCGTCGATCGCGGCGATCGCAGGGACGGCACGGCGCACGCGGATCGCGGAGTGGGAAGCGGAGAACGAGAAGGCCGGGAACCCGGAGGCGGGGCGGCGGTACCGGCAGGCGCGGCGGATGGTGAAGTCGACGTTCCTCTTCGCGGGTGCGTCGGGGGCGTTCCCGCTGTGCGGCAAGGGCTTGACGATCAAGGGGGTCAACTCCCTTCAGACTGACCAGTTGTTCGCGGAGCGCTTCGCGACGATCGCGGCCCCCCGGAGCCGCTTCGGGTGCATCCTGCCGACGGCCATTGCCACGGGAGCGGGGGCGCAGTACCTGTTCAGCGACTTCACGCGGCGGGGCGCGGTGGCGGCGCTGTACGACTTCGAGAACCGGAAGCAGCTCTTCGTGGGGGTGGACTCCCGCTACAAATTCTGTCTGTTGTCGCTGGTCGGCCGGGAGCTGCGGGAGCCCACGGCTCGCTTCGCCTTCTTCTTGGAAGACCCGACGGATCTGGATGACGCGGAGCGTGTCTTCGCGCTCAGCCCGGAGGAGATCGCGCGCATTAATCCCAACACGGGGACGCTGCCGATCTTCCGGACGCGGCGGGACGCGGATCTTACGGCAGCGATCTACGGGAATCTTCCGGTGTTGTGGAATGACGCGGATAAGGTAGATAACCCGTGGGGCGTCGTCTTCAAGAATCTTTTCAACATGTCCGATGACTCCGACCTCTTCCGGACTCGCGAGGTGCTGGAACGGGAGGGGTGGGAGCTGCATGGCAATGTGTTTATTCGAGATGGTAAGCGGATGCTTCCCCTATATGAGGGCAAGATGGCTCACCACTTCGATCATCGTTGGAACACCTACTACGGCAAGGGAAACGAGGACCGTCGTCGGCTCAGTATTGCTGAGAAGCAGGAAGCCGCCCGTGCCGCAATGCCTCGGTATTGGGTTGAGGAAGAAGGAGATATCCCTACTGTACGGAACGGCAGGGAGGTCAAAGTTCCTGGTGTCGCACGTCGGCTGAAGGAACTCGGCTGGGAACATGAGTGGCTGTGTGGTTGGCGAGATGTCTGCCGTACAACCGATGAGCGCACAGCGATCGCCGCTCTGCTGCCGCTTGGGGCCGTCGGACATACCTACCCGCTGATGTTGCCGCTCATGTCCGCCGATCTTGTGGGCGTTCTAGTGGCGGCCCAGAGTTCCCTCGTCTTCGACTTCGTTAGTCGCCAGAAGATCGGCGGCATCCACATGGCTCTCATGACATGGAAGCAGCTCCCTGTCCCCGCTCCGCGTGACATGGAGTCGCACTCGCCGTTTATCACCCCCCGCTTCCTGGAACTCGCTTATACCGCCTTGAACATGGCCCCACTTGCCCGGGACCTCGACGACAGCGAAGCCCCCTTCCGCTGGGATGAGGATCGTCGAGCGCAAATCCGCGCCGAATTGGACGCCTACTTCTTGCATCTCTACGGAATTAGCCGCGACGATGCGGACTACATTCTGGAGTCCTTTCAGTCGGAGACGGGCGGCCTCAAGAACAACGAGATCGCCAAGTACGGTCACTACCGCACCAAGGACCTCGTCCTCGCCGAGTACGACCGCATGGCCGCCGTCGGCGTAAGCCTCATCACGCCCCTCGTAGACGGCGAGAGCTACACCTCCACGCTCACCCCGCCCCCCGGCCACGGGCCGCGTCACCCCGCCGAGCCGGAGACTGCCTGACGGAGATGGTCCGGGGCAGGCAGGCGATACACGAGCCTGCTCCGGGGGCTACAGCAGATGGTCGGCCTTGCCCGCCTTGATGTCCTGGATAAGCATGCGCAGTGCTTCGCGTGAATCCGTGAGGTAGGTATCCTCTCGGCCAGCTACGGCTATGTACCCATTGCCGTCAGCGTCCGTGCCAATGCGGAAGCAGTTGGAGCTCTCTGCGCAGAACGGTTCTTCCCAGGCGATGTCAGGCACTCTCTGTCTCCCATCAGGCTTTGGCGAGGGCGAGTATGAAGTCTCGGGACTTGCTGGAGTCGAAAGATGCGGCCTCCATCCAGTCCAGTTGCGCACGATACTTGTCGAGTTGGGCTGGTGCGTGAGTGAACCCAGGTCCATGGGCGGAGTCGAGTTGCACCGTGTCGAGCTGGGGCACGACCCCTGTCGCGTAGCTGAGCGCTTGCCCTGCCCCGGGAAATGCACCGGACGAGAACGGTACGACTCTCACGTCCACGTGGCCCAGCTCGCTCATCTCGCCAAGATGGTTCAACTGAGCCCGCATGACCTTGGCCCCACCGAACTCGATCCGCAGCGCTGCCTCGTGGATGTAGGCGGTGTACGAGATCGGATCGCGCCGGTGCAGCACCTGCTGGCGTTGTAGGCGGAGGGCGACGCGCAGTTCGATCTCGTGGTCCGAGAGAGCCGGAAGCGCGGCGTTGCCCACCGCTCTGACGTACCCGTCGGTCTGGAGCAGCCCTGGCGCGTGCAGGAAGACCCCGGCCCGTACCGCAGTGGCATGCCACTCCATCTCGGTGATGTCGAGCAGCCCCGCTGGCAACTGACCACGGTAGGTCTCCCACCAGTCACGCGGCCGAGGCTCAGCCATGGCGACGACCGCCTCGACGTATCGCTCGTCGTTGCAACCGTAGTTCGTGGCGAGCGTACGCACACGCTCGGGAGTGATAGCACGAACGCCGGACTCGATGTTCGAGATCTTCGCTCTGTCCAGACCGAGCAACCGGGCAGCGAACTCGGTGGTTTCGCCCGTGTCGTTCCTCATCCTCCGCAGTTCCGCACCGAGACGCTTCTGACGCTCGCTGGGGATGCTCCGTGGTGGCATGGCGTGATTCTCCCGGGTTCGGCGGCAGGCAGACCTCCCATCGGCCGTCCAGCCGCGAAGGGGGTAGTTTTCTCGACAGAGTGGCAATTGCCACCGCTCATACCCTACCGTAAGTCACGCGAAGCTCACGCAAGGTACTTGAGAAGAGCGTCGCGCGAGCCTGCCCGCATCCTCCTGCCCTGGGAGGGGTGTGCCCGCGCCAGGGAGACGAGCCACTGCCTTGCCGCGTCGCCGAGCTGATCCGTGCCACACCGGCCCTGTCCCGACAACTCACCCGTGCCGCCAACGACACGGCCCACTTCCAGTGTTCACGCCGCCGAACGGAGCCGTCATGCCCGAAAACGCACCGCTGACCCCCGCAACGCCGGAACCAGCCCCCGCCGCAGCCTCGACCGCCCGCCGCGCTCCCGCAGGTCGTCCCGGTCACCAACTGGCCGCAGGCGGCGTGCGGTCCAGCCTGCCCGCGTACACCCTCGGCTCGCCCTACGCGCTCCAGTCGGCATCGGCGATCACTCACTGCCCGCCGCCTCCCCCGGGCCTCAAGGAGCCCTCCGCCTCCCACTTCGCCTACGGTCTGACGCTTCCCTCGGCCACCGGGACGCCGGTGATCGCGCACGACTCGGCGGGGGCCGTCCTCGACGTGCACGGTGTCGAGGACGAACTGATCGACCCGGCGCTCAGCCTCGTCCACGAACTCGCCGTGCACGCCTGCCGCTTCACCGGTGCCGGGGAGTTGGTGCACCTCGTACTCCGCCGCTCCGACGGCGGTGCGCTCCAGGTGGTGGCGTACGACACGCACACCCCGCACCTCAACTCCCGCCTTGCCGGTCAGTGCGCAGAACGCCGCCGGGTCTCTCTCGCGGCGGTTCGTGAACTCACGGAAGCCGGCGGCGGGGAGTGGGGGTTCGCCGCCTCGCATCCGCCCGCCGCCGGCGTGTGCACCTGGGCCACGATCGCGCACGGCGTGCAGGGTGCGTCGGGCGCGGCGGGCGTCGCGCATGGCGAGGTCGCTTGACCGGATGCGAGGCGAACTCTGGTCAGTTGACGTCCGGGTGGGGCGCGGCGCCGTGCCGAACGGAAGGCGGAGAGTAGTACACACAGTCGGATTCACGGCTTCAGAAAGTCTGTTGACGTCGCCAACATGCTTACATCATAATGGCATTGTGAACGGCCCGGCCTTCTGCCGCGCCCCCGGCCCGCCCCTTGCGAGGACCACCGCCATGACCGAAGAGATCCCGCTCCGCAGCCTGATCGCTGCGCGCATCGATGCCGCCGAAGGGTCCGAACTGGCCCCGGGAGCCGCCGCTCTGCTGCGTGACGTGCTTCCGGAGCCCGTTCCGGAGCAGGCCGGGCACGCAGGGCCCGTGTACCTGCGCTCCGTCACCGCGGCCGGCTGGCGGGGTGTGGGCGCCGAGGTCACGCTCGACCTCCCGCCCGGCCCCGGGCTGACCGTGATCGCGGGGCGCAACGGCACCGGGAAGTCGAGCTTCGCGGAGGCCGCCGAGATGGCGCTCACGGGATGCAACGCCCGTTGGGACGGCCCCAACGGCGGCAAGGCCCGCCCGGTGGTGTGGCGGCAGGGGTGGCGCAACCTGCACGAGTCCGCGGCGCCCCGGATCTCCGTGACGGTCACCCTGGGCGGCAGCGCCGCCCCGGTCACGGTCCATCGGACCTGGTACGGGGCGGAGGTGAAGGACGCGCGCACGACGGTGGAGCGGGCGGACGGCACGGAGATGAAGCTTGAGGAGTGCTTCGACCCCTCGATGCTCGACCTCTACCGCCCGTTCCTGCCGTACAGCGAACTGGGCTCGATGGTGGACGGGCCGCTGAGCGAGCTCTACCGGAAGATCTCCACCTTCATCGGGCTCGGCCTGCTCAGCGAGATGGACGCCCGGCTCGCCGCCCTGCTCAAGGAGCACAAGGACGCAGAGGCTCTGCCCGGTCCCCTGCGGACCGCGGCCGTCGAGGCGCTGACCGGTCTCGACGACCCCCGTGCCGACGCGGCCAGGCGGGCGCTCGACGGGCATACCCCGGACGTCGCCCCCGTACGGGACCTGCTCGACCGGGACGCGGTTCCGGACAAGGGCGAGAACGATCGCCTCCGGGTCCTCGCCGCCCTGTCCGGTCCCGACGAAGCGGAGGTTCGGGGGGCCCTGGCACGGCTGCGGGAGGCGGCTGCGGCCGTCGAGGACGTACGGCACTCCGACGCCGAGGACGCGCGCCGGCTGGCCGCACTGCTGGAAAGTGCACTCGAACACCGCCGTCGTTCCGAAAGCTTCGGACCCGACTGCCCGGTCTGCGGCACCGCGGGCCGTCTGGACGAGGAGTGGGCCGAGGAGGCGCGGGATGAGATCGAGCGGCTCCAGTGGGAGGCGGCCGGGGCCGAAGACGCACGCCGGGTCCTCATCGGTGCGCGGCGCGCTGTCCACGACCTGGTCCAGCCGGTGCCCGAACTGCTCCGCTCCGAGGAATCGGACCTCGCGCGGCTGTGGCGCGAGTGGACGCTCTGCCGGAGCCTCACCGACCCCGCCGAACTCGCGGACCGGGTCGGGCACCTCGCGCCGGCCCTGAGCGCGGCCTGCCGGCAGGTCGGAGCCGAAGCGGCTCGCAGGCTCGCCGATCGCGACGCCGCCTGGCGGCCCGTGGCCGTGCGGCTCGCGGAGTGGGTGACGGCGGCGGAGGAGGCGCAGGAGGCGACCGGCCGGCGCAAGGTGGCCCAGGCGGCCCGGACGTGGTTCAAGAAGCTGACGGACGAGCTGCGGAACGAGCGGATGAGCCGCTTCGGCGCCCACGCTCAGGGCGTGTGGACGAAGCTCTGCGAGAGTAGCAGCGTGTCGCTCGGCCGCGTCGACCTGAAGGGCACG
Proteins encoded:
- a CDS encoding AAA family ATPase, with the protein product MTEEIPLRSLIAARIDAAEGSELAPGAAALLRDVLPEPVPEQAGHAGPVYLRSVTAAGWRGVGAEVTLDLPPGPGLTVIAGRNGTGKSSFAEAAEMALTGCNARWDGPNGGKARPVVWRQGWRNLHESAAPRISVTVTLGGSAAPVTVHRTWYGAEVKDARTTVERADGTEMKLEECFDPSMLDLYRPFLPYSELGSMVDGPLSELYRKISTFIGLGLLSEMDARLAALLKEHKDAEALPGPLRTAAVEALTGLDDPRADAARRALDGHTPDVAPVRDLLDRDAVPDKGENDRLRVLAALSGPDEAEVRGALARLREAAAAVEDVRHSDAEDARRLAALLESALEHRRRSESFGPDCPVCGTAGRLDEEWAEEARDEIERLQWEAAGAEDARRVLIGARRAVHDLVQPVPELLRSEESDLARLWREWTLCRSLTDPAELADRVGHLAPALSAACRQVGAEAARRLADRDAAWRPVAVRLAEWVTAAEEAQEATGRRKVAQAARTWFKKLTDELRNERMSRFGAHAQGVWTKLCESSSVSLGRVDLKGTAQRGSVQLDVSVDDQEAPAYSVMSQGELHSLALSLFIPRATHEGSPFGFLVIDDPVQSMDTQKVEGLAAVLSECARHRQVVVFTHDTRLEQALTHLGINSTIRHISREENSHVTIEDRSDPVAQALDEARAVSLDPSLPQSVADRVVPTMCRAALEAACVEAARRTLRDERGHLLGLTEFEKRVSGLVRTKEYVALAVCGDASAAPQTAVESLHTGGWGLINELNAGAHPGLPTVDSRKRLVRRTERLADAIRRGTAATAAQGGA
- a CDS encoding helix-turn-helix transcriptional regulator, coding for MPPRSIPSERQKRLGAELRRMRNDTGETTEFAARLLGLDRAKISNIESGVRAITPERVRTLATNYGCNDERYVEAVVAMAEPRPRDWWETYRGQLPAGLLDITEMEWHATAVRAGVFLHAPGLLQTDGYVRAVGNAALPALSDHEIELRVALRLQRQQVLHRRDPISYTAYIHEAALRIEFGGAKVMRAQLNHLGEMSELGHVDVRVVPFSSGAFPGAGQALSYATGVVPQLDTVQLDSAHGPGFTHAPAQLDKYRAQLDWMEAASFDSSKSRDFILALAKA
- a CDS encoding ATP-binding protein → MPENAPLTPATPEPAPAAASTARRAPAGRPGHQLAAGGVRSSLPAYTLGSPYALQSASAITHCPPPPPGLKEPSASHFAYGLTLPSATGTPVIAHDSAGAVLDVHGVEDELIDPALSLVHELAVHACRFTGAGELVHLVLRRSDGGALQVVAYDTHTPHLNSRLAGQCAERRRVSLAAVRELTEAGGGEWGFAASHPPAAGVCTWATIAHGVQGASGAAGVAHGEVA
- a CDS encoding DNA methyltransferase, which gives rise to MSVTTRNQVFSAVHTVGGLLPADMLVRISESKEGKDVPGSGPADYHVIGPRRSVRDEAERHWDYLLGVWRELREKLPVSAEAELPADATGHAIGQWLEPLFNELGFGRLTTVASGEYRADSDPDRVFPLSHRWHHVPVHMAAWNAVLDKRPGGVGTVPPHSLVQECLNRREAHLWGVLTNGRQLRLLRDSNALATASYVEFDLEAIFDGELFSEFVLLYRLLHVSRFETGEAGAPSVCWLEKWRTEAIASGTRALDHHRDGVQRAITTLGTGFLRHPGNTALRQNLDVDRFHASLLRLAYRMIFLFVAEDRDALLDPGASEDSRKRYATYFSSARLRRLALRRQGTAHADQYAALRIVLDALGREDGRPELGLPGLGGLFDDTAADAPLRDCTLSNASLLEAVRHLSRVRDEKTARWRPVDYRNMGSEELGSIYESLLELVPKHSAAERTFELVNRLGNDRKKTGSYYTPASLIETLLDSTLDPVIDDAQKRGEQAAAAAGEPDPSETVVAELLSLTVCDPACGSGHFLVAAARRIAKRVAAVRESNPEPTPVAVRRALHEVVARCVYGVDLNPMAVELAKVSLWLEALEPGKALGFLDAHIKHGNGLVGATPALMLDGIPSKAFKAVEGDDAKYAKALEKKNENERRGQSGLFDVVVEPKVSNTVFASGLRRITSAPSDELREVHAQQAAYEDLQEQTEYVHARHLADAWCAAFMWRKAKDAPPPVTHEVFRALSNPEGSSASAATHEEIDRLRDLYRFFHWHLEFPEVFTVPEGAGARDGAGVDPATGWSGGFSCVVGNPPWDKVDFEDKKYFSVVEPSIAAIAGTARRTRIAEWEAENEKAGNPEAGRRYRQARRMVKSTFLFAGASGAFPLCGKGLTIKGVNSLQTDQLFAERFATIAAPRSRFGCILPTAIATGAGAQYLFSDFTRRGAVAALYDFENRKQLFVGVDSRYKFCLLSLVGRELREPTARFAFFLEDPTDLDDAERVFALSPEEIARINPNTGTLPIFRTRRDADLTAAIYGNLPVLWNDADKVDNPWGVVFKNLFNMSDDSDLFRTREVLEREGWELHGNVFIRDGKRMLPLYEGKMAHHFDHRWNTYYGKGNEDRRRLSIAEKQEAARAAMPRYWVEEEGDIPTVRNGREVKVPGVARRLKELGWEHEWLCGWRDVCRTTDERTAIAALLPLGAVGHTYPLMLPLMSADLVGVLVAAQSSLVFDFVSRQKIGGIHMALMTWKQLPVPAPRDMESHSPFITPRFLELAYTALNMAPLARDLDDSEAPFRWDEDRRAQIRAELDAYFLHLYGISRDDADYILESFQSETGGLKNNEIAKYGHYRTKDLVLAEYDRMAAVGVSLITPLVDGESYTSTLTPPPGHGPRHPAEPETA